From a single Arachis hypogaea cultivar Tifrunner chromosome 3, arahy.Tifrunner.gnm2.J5K5, whole genome shotgun sequence genomic region:
- the LOC112790349 gene encoding uncharacterized protein isoform X6, with translation MGVGVVSSLILQLVKLFIIGSVVTLQGSKGSVISPSPAFAPVIHPRGETLGPIHHGHWRSNAPSSPVDPDGFLLSPNPASLPMNPSPRTISPSSPEVSNGSFLPTPVSSPIPPHKIKGIEPSISPSSSPTTITLSPPNEAAPISATGQGNAPPLQSIQPSPPQRKAPPIRPPESSPISRAQPPNNSPASQPIEHGSFPPVVENRNASKSHTPNPISPVPSTNLPTSSPVSQPVENGSFPPNIHTEGAKKGHSLKPVAPAPLPVILPKISPSQPPEHESLPPTINKSNSSESHKQDPVSQVALSPATLPENSPNVHNRTVNKGLAHSPTAEPASPNSFASPPSKMENYQPVGRPVLPKVTPSVSPAQVTPPKSAYPINPPPFHPVIPAVSPSKLPAPVVSPTLTPSRKSDWKSNGKPVSAPLYKAPKPLPAIVHSPVQVPVASPPVNLPENSPVRQPIHQGSLAPVVHNKTENKGHIHTQEPASPNFLASPPWKMENNQSVGGLVFPEITPSISPAQVAPPPFHPVSPPTVSPSKLPVPVVVSPAVPVAVSPALTPSRSFDWKRRGEPVSAPLYKAPMPLPAVVHSPVQAHAVHNSRQFHHAPAPPVSPPKSASEKEYHSPASSPLTTSYKHHSRSIATSPAPTLSYSVSPPTSEHQDHQIPPPLSTTGRTHHASPPANTGSTLSSPASQVSPAPSPWFIISPHPTKILFHPPKVSPSRSPAESPKKPVLPQIHTLPPPPPNEDCLSTICSEPYTNSPPGAPCRCVLPMKVGLRLGVSLYTFFPLVSELASEIAAGVFMTQSQVRIMGAEAASQDPDKTDALIFLVPIGEGFDHTTALLNSQRFWQKKVAIKSSYFGSYEVLYVSYPGLPPSPPLPPSSISSIYGGPYSNNGNNGRMIKPLGVDIQKRHHKDGLSRGIIAIIALSVFLALVLLLAAGWALFKYRHHVSQPTSTPRVSPRSVTKTQGTTESLAAGGIASASSSFRSSIAAYKGSAKTFSANDIEKASNNFNDSRILGEGGFGRVYSGIFEDGTKAAIKVLKREDHHGDREFLAEVEMLSRLHHRNLVKLIGICTEVSFRCLVYELIPNGSVESHLHGVDRENSPLDWSARIKIALGAARGLAYLHEDSSPPVIHRDFKSSNILLEDDFTPKVSDFGLARIAADEENRHISTRVMGTFGYVAPEYAMTGHLLVKSDVYSYGVVLLELLTGRKPVDMSQAPGQENLVAWARPLLTSKEGLEAIIDPSLGTDVPWDSVAKVAAIASMCVQPEVSDRPFMGEVVQALKLVSNECDEAKEAGTRNSSQEDLSLDLDNVSSQLPDHFQFQRQFSAANYTSGSDIEKGLSSFEIFSSSARFGRQDSGSFRRHSYSAPLRTGRKQQLWQVISRLSGSVSEHRTISKL, from the exons ATGGGGGTGGGGGTAGTTTCGTCATTGATTCTTCAGCTGGTGAAGCTCTTCATCATTGGCTCTGTTGTGACACTGCAAGGATCCAAAG GGTCTGTTATATCCCCATCTCCGGCATTCGCTCCGGTCATTCATCCCAGAGGAGAAACACTTGGGCCTATCCATCATGGACACTGGAGAAGCAATGCACCGAGCTCCCCAGTGGATCCAGATG GGTTTCTCCTATCCCCAAATCCAGCATCTTtgcccatgaatccttcacctagAACCATTTCTCCGAGCTCTCCAGAAGTATCAAATG GGTCGTTCTTGCCTACTCCAGTTTCATCTCCTATTCCTCCTCATAAGATTAAGGGAATTGAACCATCCATATCTCCCAGTAGTAGTCCAACCACCATAACATTATCACCACCGAACGAGGCTGCGCCTATATCGGCAACTGGTCAAGGGAATGCACCACCACTGCAATCAATACAACCAAGTCCACCTCAAAGGAAAGCACCTCCTATTAGGCCTCCTGAATCATCTCCAATTTCTAGAG CTCAACCTCCAAATAATTCACCAGCGAGCCAACCAATCGAACACGGAAGTTTTCCCCCTGTGGTTGAGAATAGGAATGCTAGCAAGAGTCACACCCCGAACCCAATTTCACCAG TACCATCTACCAACTTGCCTACATCTTCACCAGTAAGTCAACCAGTTGAAAATGGCAGTTTCCCCCCTAATATTCACACAGAGGGTGCAAAGAAGGGTCATTCACTGAAACCGGTTGCACCGG CTCCTCTTCCAGTCATTTTGCCTAAAATTTCACCGAGTCAGCCACCTGAACATGAAAGCTTGCCTCCAACTATTAACAAGAGTAATTCCAGTGAGAGTCACAAACAGGATCCAGTTTCACAAG TTGCATTATCTCCTGCAACTTTGCCAGAAAATTCACCCAATGTTCATAACAGAACTGTAAATAAGGGTCTTGCTCACAGTCCAACCGCAGAGCCAGCATCACCAA ATTCTTTTGCATCCCCGCCATCAAAAATGGAAAATTACCAACCAGTAGGCCGTCCTGTTCTTCCAAAAGTAACTCCATCTGTATCACCTG CACAAGTTACACCACCAAAAAGTGCATATCCAATAAATCCACCACCTTTCCACCCCGTTATACCAGCAGTATCTCCATCAAAATTACCAG CACCTGTTGTCTCTCCCACACTAACACCTTCCAGAAAATCTGATTGGAAAAGTAACGGCAAACCAGTTTCAGCACCTTTGTACAAAGCACCAAAGCCATTACCAGCTATAGTACATTCCCCTGTTCAAG TCCCAGTTGCATCACCTCCTGTGAATTTGCCCGAAAATTCACCAGTTCGCCAACCTATTCATCAAGGAAGTTTAGCTCCTGTTGTTCATAACAAAACTGAAAATAAGGGTCATATTCACACTCAAGAGCCAGCATCACCAA ATTTTCTTGCATCCCCACCATGGAAAATGGAAAATAACCAATCAGTTGGCGGTCTTGTTTTTCCAGAAATAACTCCTTCCATATCACCTG CACAAGTTGCACCACCACCTTTCCACCCAGTTTCACCACCAACAGTATCTCCATCAAAATTGCCAG TACCTGTTGTTGTCTCTCCGGCAGTACCTGTTGCTGTCTCTCCGGCACTAACTCCTTCCAGAAGCTTCGATTGGAAACGAAGGGGAGAACCAGTTTCGGCACCATTGTACAAAGCACCTATGCCGCTGCCAGCTGTAGTACATTCCCCTGTTCAAG CCCATGCAGTACATAATTCAAGGCAGTTTCATCATGCTCCTGCCCCTCCGGTGTCTCCTCCTAAATCTGCATCAGAAAAAGAATATCATTCCCCTGCATCTTCACCATTAACCACATCTTATAAACATCACTCTAGGAGTATAGCCACCAGCCCTGCTCCTACATTATCATATTCGGTTTCCCCTCCAACTTCAGAACACCAAG ATCACCAAATTCCTCCACCACTGTCGACAACGGGACGAACACATCATGCTTCGCCACCAGCAAACACAG GTTCTACACTTTCCTCACCAGCCAGCCAGGTTTCTCCGGCTCCTTCTCCATGGTTCATAATATCTCCTCACCCAACCAAAA TTCTATTTCATCCTCCTAAAGTATCTCCTTCGCGGTCTCCTGCGGAGAGTCCTAAGAAGCCAGTCCTGCCTCAAATTCACACACTGCCTCCACCACCTCCTAATGAAG ATTGTTTATCAACTATTTGTTCAGAGCCCTACACAAATTCTCCACCTGGAGCACCATGCAGATGTGTCCTTCCCATGAAAGTTGGTCTTCGCCTTGGTGTTTCTCTGTATACCTTCTTCCCTTTGGTTTCAGAGCTTGCTTCCGAGATTGCTGCAGGGGTTTTCATGACACAAAGTCAAGTTCGAATTATGGGAGCCGAAGCGGCAAGCCAAGATCCAGATAAAACTGATGCTCTCATTTTCTTGGTACCCATTGGGGAAGGCTTTGATCACACTACTGCCTTACTGAACTCTCAGAGATTTTGGCAGAAGAAGGTTGCAATAAAATCTTCTTACTTTGGTAGCTATGAAGTCTTGTATGTTAGCTATCCAg GTTTACCACCATCTCCTCCTCTACCACCTTCAAGCATTTCGTCGATATACGGTGGTCCATATTCAAATAATGGTAACAATGGAAGAATGATAAAGCCCCTTGGGGTGGACATACAGAAGAGGCATCACAAAGATGGACTTAGTAGGGGCATCATTGCTATTATTGCTCTCTCGGTTTTTCTTGCTCTTGTTTTATTATTGGCTGCTGGTTGGGCCTTGTTCAAGTATAGACATCATGTAAGCCAGCCAACATCAACCCCGCGTGTTTCGCCACGTTCTGTTACCAAAACACAAG GAACTACTGAATCATTAGCAGCTGGGGGAATTGCTTCGGCCTCATCATCATTTCGATCTAGCATTGCTGCTTATAAAGGATCTGCTAAGACTTTCAGTGCGAACGACATTGAGAAAGCCAGCAATAACTTTAACGATTCAAGGATACTTGGAGAAGGTGGTTTTGGTCGGGTTTATAGTGGTATTTTTGAAGATGGGACAAAAGCAGCAATCAAGGTTCTCAAAAGGGAGGATCATCATGGTGACCGTGAATTCTTAGCTGAAGTTGAGATGCTTAGCCGCCTTCACCACAGAAATTTGGTTAAGCTTATTGGTATATGCACCGAGGTTAGCTTCCGCTGCCTCGTCTATGAACTCATCCCAAATGGCAGCGTGGAATCCCATTTACATG GTGTTGACAGGGAAAACAGTCCACTTGATTGGAGTGCTAGGATTAAGATCGCTCTCGGTGCTGCACGCGGTCTGGCTTATCTGCATGAAGATTCAAGCCCCCCTGTCATACACAGGGACTTCAAGTCTAGTAATATCTTGTTGGAAGATGATTTTACACCAAAAGTATCTGATTTTGGATTAGCTAGAATTGCAGCCGACGAAGAGAACAGACACATATCAACTCGTGTCATGGGAACTTTTGG ATATGTGGCTCCGGAGTATGCAATGACTGGCCATCTTCTTGTGAAGAGCGATGTGTACAGCTATGGTGTTGTTCTACTTGAGCTTCTAACAGGAAGAAAACCAGTAGATATGTCGCAAGCACCCGGTCAAGAGAATCTCGTTGCATGGGCTCGTCCCTTGCTCACAAGTAAAGAAGGATTGGAAGCGATAATAGACCCGTCTCTAGGGACTGATGTGCCTTGGGATAGTGTGGCCAAAGTTGCAGCTATTGCTTCAATGTGTGTTCAACCAGAGGTATCGGACCGTCCTTTCATGGGTGAAGTTGTTCAGGCTCTAAAACTTGTGAGTAATGAATGTGATGAGGCAAAAGAAGCAGGTACAAGAAATTCTAGCCAGGAGGATTTATCTCTTGATTTGGATAATGTTTCTAGTCAACTACCAGATCATTTCCAATTCCAACGTCAATTCTCTGCCGCCAACTATACTTCTGGAAGTGATATCGAAAAAGGTTTGTCATCATTTGAGATATTCAGCTCCTCAGCAAGATTTGGAAGGCAAGATTCGGGATCTTTTCGACGTCACTCCTATTCGGCTCCTTTGAGAACCGGAAGAAAGCAGCAGTTGTGGCAGGTTATTAGCCGGCTTTCTGGTAGTGTAAGTGAACACAGAACCATCTCCAAGTTATGA
- the LOC112790349 gene encoding uncharacterized protein isoform X5 produces the protein MGVGVVSSLILQLVKLFIIGSVVTLQGSKGSVISPSPAFAPVIHPRGETLGPIHHGHWRSNAPSSPVDPDGFLLSPNPASLPMNPSPRTISPSSPEVSNGSFLPTPVSSPIPPHKIKGIEPSISPSSSPTTITLSPPNEAAPISATGQGNAPPLQSIQPSPPQRKAPPIRPPESSPISRAQPPNNSPASQPIEHGSFPPVVENRNASKSHTPNPISPAPTAVPSTNLPTSSPVSQPVENGSFPPNIHTEGAKKGHSLKPVAPAPLPVILPKISPSQPPEHESLPPTINKSNSSESHKQDPVSQVALSPATLPENSPNVHNRTVNKGLAHSPTAEPASPNSFASPPSKMENYQPVGRPVLPKVTPSVSPAQVTPPKSAYPINPPPFHPVIPAVSPSKLPAPVVSPTLTPSRKSDWKSNGKPVSAPLYKAPKPLPAIVHSPVQVPVASPPVNLPENSPVRQPIHQGSLAPVVHNKTENKGHIHTQEPASPNFLASPPWKMENNQSVGGLVFPEITPSISPAQVAPPPFHPVSPPTVSPSKLPVPVVVSPAVPVAVSPALTPSRSFDWKRRGEPVSAPLYKAPMPLPAVVHSPVQVHNSRQFHHAPAPPVSPPKSASEKEYHSPASSPLTTSYKHHSRSIATSPAPTLSYSVSPPTSEHQDHQIPPPLSTTGRTHHASPPANTGSTLSSPASQVSPAPSPWFIISPHPTKILFHPPKVSPSRSPAESPKKPVLPQIHTLPPPPPNEDCLSTICSEPYTNSPPGAPCRCVLPMKVGLRLGVSLYTFFPLVSELASEIAAGVFMTQSQVRIMGAEAASQDPDKTDALIFLVPIGEGFDHTTALLNSQRFWQKKVAIKSSYFGSYEVLYVSYPGLPPSPPLPPSSISSIYGGPYSNNGNNGRMIKPLGVDIQKRHHKDGLSRGIIAIIALSVFLALVLLLAAGWALFKYRHHVSQPTSTPRVSPRSVTKTQGTTESLAAGGIASASSSFRSSIAAYKGSAKTFSANDIEKASNNFNDSRILGEGGFGRVYSGIFEDGTKAAIKVLKREDHHGDREFLAEVEMLSRLHHRNLVKLIGICTEVSFRCLVYELIPNGSVESHLHGVDRENSPLDWSARIKIALGAARGLAYLHEDSSPPVIHRDFKSSNILLEDDFTPKVSDFGLARIAADEENRHISTRVMGTFGYVAPEYAMTGHLLVKSDVYSYGVVLLELLTGRKPVDMSQAPGQENLVAWARPLLTSKEGLEAIIDPSLGTDVPWDSVAKVAAIASMCVQPEVSDRPFMGEVVQALKLVSNECDEAKEAGTRNSSQEDLSLDLDNVSSQLPDHFQFQRQFSAANYTSGSDIEKGLSSFEIFSSSARFGRQDSGSFRRHSYSAPLRTGRKQQLWQVISRLSGSVSEHRTISKL, from the exons ATGGGGGTGGGGGTAGTTTCGTCATTGATTCTTCAGCTGGTGAAGCTCTTCATCATTGGCTCTGTTGTGACACTGCAAGGATCCAAAG GGTCTGTTATATCCCCATCTCCGGCATTCGCTCCGGTCATTCATCCCAGAGGAGAAACACTTGGGCCTATCCATCATGGACACTGGAGAAGCAATGCACCGAGCTCCCCAGTGGATCCAGATG GGTTTCTCCTATCCCCAAATCCAGCATCTTtgcccatgaatccttcacctagAACCATTTCTCCGAGCTCTCCAGAAGTATCAAATG GGTCGTTCTTGCCTACTCCAGTTTCATCTCCTATTCCTCCTCATAAGATTAAGGGAATTGAACCATCCATATCTCCCAGTAGTAGTCCAACCACCATAACATTATCACCACCGAACGAGGCTGCGCCTATATCGGCAACTGGTCAAGGGAATGCACCACCACTGCAATCAATACAACCAAGTCCACCTCAAAGGAAAGCACCTCCTATTAGGCCTCCTGAATCATCTCCAATTTCTAGAG CTCAACCTCCAAATAATTCACCAGCGAGCCAACCAATCGAACACGGAAGTTTTCCCCCTGTGGTTGAGAATAGGAATGCTAGCAAGAGTCACACCCCGAACCCAATTTCACCAG CTCCAACTGCAGTACCATCTACCAACTTGCCTACATCTTCACCAGTAAGTCAACCAGTTGAAAATGGCAGTTTCCCCCCTAATATTCACACAGAGGGTGCAAAGAAGGGTCATTCACTGAAACCGGTTGCACCGG CTCCTCTTCCAGTCATTTTGCCTAAAATTTCACCGAGTCAGCCACCTGAACATGAAAGCTTGCCTCCAACTATTAACAAGAGTAATTCCAGTGAGAGTCACAAACAGGATCCAGTTTCACAAG TTGCATTATCTCCTGCAACTTTGCCAGAAAATTCACCCAATGTTCATAACAGAACTGTAAATAAGGGTCTTGCTCACAGTCCAACCGCAGAGCCAGCATCACCAA ATTCTTTTGCATCCCCGCCATCAAAAATGGAAAATTACCAACCAGTAGGCCGTCCTGTTCTTCCAAAAGTAACTCCATCTGTATCACCTG CACAAGTTACACCACCAAAAAGTGCATATCCAATAAATCCACCACCTTTCCACCCCGTTATACCAGCAGTATCTCCATCAAAATTACCAG CACCTGTTGTCTCTCCCACACTAACACCTTCCAGAAAATCTGATTGGAAAAGTAACGGCAAACCAGTTTCAGCACCTTTGTACAAAGCACCAAAGCCATTACCAGCTATAGTACATTCCCCTGTTCAAG TCCCAGTTGCATCACCTCCTGTGAATTTGCCCGAAAATTCACCAGTTCGCCAACCTATTCATCAAGGAAGTTTAGCTCCTGTTGTTCATAACAAAACTGAAAATAAGGGTCATATTCACACTCAAGAGCCAGCATCACCAA ATTTTCTTGCATCCCCACCATGGAAAATGGAAAATAACCAATCAGTTGGCGGTCTTGTTTTTCCAGAAATAACTCCTTCCATATCACCTG CACAAGTTGCACCACCACCTTTCCACCCAGTTTCACCACCAACAGTATCTCCATCAAAATTGCCAG TACCTGTTGTTGTCTCTCCGGCAGTACCTGTTGCTGTCTCTCCGGCACTAACTCCTTCCAGAAGCTTCGATTGGAAACGAAGGGGAGAACCAGTTTCGGCACCATTGTACAAAGCACCTATGCCGCTGCCAGCTGTAGTACATTCCCCTGTTCAAG TACATAATTCAAGGCAGTTTCATCATGCTCCTGCCCCTCCGGTGTCTCCTCCTAAATCTGCATCAGAAAAAGAATATCATTCCCCTGCATCTTCACCATTAACCACATCTTATAAACATCACTCTAGGAGTATAGCCACCAGCCCTGCTCCTACATTATCATATTCGGTTTCCCCTCCAACTTCAGAACACCAAG ATCACCAAATTCCTCCACCACTGTCGACAACGGGACGAACACATCATGCTTCGCCACCAGCAAACACAG GTTCTACACTTTCCTCACCAGCCAGCCAGGTTTCTCCGGCTCCTTCTCCATGGTTCATAATATCTCCTCACCCAACCAAAA TTCTATTTCATCCTCCTAAAGTATCTCCTTCGCGGTCTCCTGCGGAGAGTCCTAAGAAGCCAGTCCTGCCTCAAATTCACACACTGCCTCCACCACCTCCTAATGAAG ATTGTTTATCAACTATTTGTTCAGAGCCCTACACAAATTCTCCACCTGGAGCACCATGCAGATGTGTCCTTCCCATGAAAGTTGGTCTTCGCCTTGGTGTTTCTCTGTATACCTTCTTCCCTTTGGTTTCAGAGCTTGCTTCCGAGATTGCTGCAGGGGTTTTCATGACACAAAGTCAAGTTCGAATTATGGGAGCCGAAGCGGCAAGCCAAGATCCAGATAAAACTGATGCTCTCATTTTCTTGGTACCCATTGGGGAAGGCTTTGATCACACTACTGCCTTACTGAACTCTCAGAGATTTTGGCAGAAGAAGGTTGCAATAAAATCTTCTTACTTTGGTAGCTATGAAGTCTTGTATGTTAGCTATCCAg GTTTACCACCATCTCCTCCTCTACCACCTTCAAGCATTTCGTCGATATACGGTGGTCCATATTCAAATAATGGTAACAATGGAAGAATGATAAAGCCCCTTGGGGTGGACATACAGAAGAGGCATCACAAAGATGGACTTAGTAGGGGCATCATTGCTATTATTGCTCTCTCGGTTTTTCTTGCTCTTGTTTTATTATTGGCTGCTGGTTGGGCCTTGTTCAAGTATAGACATCATGTAAGCCAGCCAACATCAACCCCGCGTGTTTCGCCACGTTCTGTTACCAAAACACAAG GAACTACTGAATCATTAGCAGCTGGGGGAATTGCTTCGGCCTCATCATCATTTCGATCTAGCATTGCTGCTTATAAAGGATCTGCTAAGACTTTCAGTGCGAACGACATTGAGAAAGCCAGCAATAACTTTAACGATTCAAGGATACTTGGAGAAGGTGGTTTTGGTCGGGTTTATAGTGGTATTTTTGAAGATGGGACAAAAGCAGCAATCAAGGTTCTCAAAAGGGAGGATCATCATGGTGACCGTGAATTCTTAGCTGAAGTTGAGATGCTTAGCCGCCTTCACCACAGAAATTTGGTTAAGCTTATTGGTATATGCACCGAGGTTAGCTTCCGCTGCCTCGTCTATGAACTCATCCCAAATGGCAGCGTGGAATCCCATTTACATG GTGTTGACAGGGAAAACAGTCCACTTGATTGGAGTGCTAGGATTAAGATCGCTCTCGGTGCTGCACGCGGTCTGGCTTATCTGCATGAAGATTCAAGCCCCCCTGTCATACACAGGGACTTCAAGTCTAGTAATATCTTGTTGGAAGATGATTTTACACCAAAAGTATCTGATTTTGGATTAGCTAGAATTGCAGCCGACGAAGAGAACAGACACATATCAACTCGTGTCATGGGAACTTTTGG ATATGTGGCTCCGGAGTATGCAATGACTGGCCATCTTCTTGTGAAGAGCGATGTGTACAGCTATGGTGTTGTTCTACTTGAGCTTCTAACAGGAAGAAAACCAGTAGATATGTCGCAAGCACCCGGTCAAGAGAATCTCGTTGCATGGGCTCGTCCCTTGCTCACAAGTAAAGAAGGATTGGAAGCGATAATAGACCCGTCTCTAGGGACTGATGTGCCTTGGGATAGTGTGGCCAAAGTTGCAGCTATTGCTTCAATGTGTGTTCAACCAGAGGTATCGGACCGTCCTTTCATGGGTGAAGTTGTTCAGGCTCTAAAACTTGTGAGTAATGAATGTGATGAGGCAAAAGAAGCAGGTACAAGAAATTCTAGCCAGGAGGATTTATCTCTTGATTTGGATAATGTTTCTAGTCAACTACCAGATCATTTCCAATTCCAACGTCAATTCTCTGCCGCCAACTATACTTCTGGAAGTGATATCGAAAAAGGTTTGTCATCATTTGAGATATTCAGCTCCTCAGCAAGATTTGGAAGGCAAGATTCGGGATCTTTTCGACGTCACTCCTATTCGGCTCCTTTGAGAACCGGAAGAAAGCAGCAGTTGTGGCAGGTTATTAGCCGGCTTTCTGGTAGTGTAAGTGAACACAGAACCATCTCCAAGTTATGA